One window of Dysidea avara chromosome 11, odDysAvar1.4, whole genome shotgun sequence genomic DNA carries:
- the LOC136239129 gene encoding uncharacterized protein isoform X1, which yields MNFSACWIVLSDIETDVFGVATDVPGLGIECHEFQVSLLRCIGHSVDGFKQISSVDCSGIKGVNFQCLLDCVIRYQNKCFWCCDQCSRSQYRHADIQEIITIVGTVFSQVLM from the exons atgaatttcag tgcctgctggattgttttgtcagatatcgaaacagatgtctttggtgttgcgaccgatgttccag gtctcggtattgagtgtcatgaatttcag gtcagtctactcagatgtatcgggcATAGTGTcgatgggttcaaacaaatatccagcgtagactgtagtggcatcaagggtgttaatttccag tgcctgctggattgtgtcatcagatatcaaaacaagtgtttttggtgttgcgaccaatgttccag gtctcagtatcgtcatgctgacatacaagaaatcatcactattgttggaactgtttttagtcaagtcttgatgtga
- the LOC136239129 gene encoding uncharacterized protein isoform X2, producing MSLVLRPMFQVSVLSVMNFSYQLSLYTSDVNLQVSLLRCIGHSVDGFKQISSVDCSGIKGVNFQCLLDCVIRYQNKCFWCCDQCSRSQYRHADIQEIITIVGTVFSQVLM from the exons atgtctttggtgttgcgaccgatgttccag gtctcggtattgagtgtcatgaatttcag ttatcaattatcactgtatactagtgatgtgaatttgcaggtcagtctactcagatgtatcgggcATAGTGTcgatgggttcaaacaaatatccagcgtagactgtagtggcatcaagggtgttaatttccag tgcctgctggattgtgtcatcagatatcaaaacaagtgtttttggtgttgcgaccaatgttccag gtctcagtatcgtcatgctgacatacaagaaatcatcactattgttggaactgtttttagtcaagtcttgatgtga